Proteins co-encoded in one Arachis hypogaea cultivar Tifrunner chromosome 13, arahy.Tifrunner.gnm2.J5K5, whole genome shotgun sequence genomic window:
- the LOC112733107 gene encoding cell wall / vacuolar inhibitor of fructosidase 2: MASSKIFLYHLLLLFFVLGDPRLYANGDTKLMKKTCRHTKYYDLCFSSLKSDPTSSNADPRGLAMIMVGVAMANATSTSSYLSSQLHNPATNDTTFKRVLKECLDKYTYAGESLQASVQDLADQVYDYAYMHVSAAKDYPNVCHNLFKQNPALVYPPELARRENALKHICDVAMGIIDDFNWY, encoded by the coding sequence ATGGCTTCTTCTAAGATCTTCTTATACCATTTACTTCTCCTGTTTTTTGTACTTGGAGACCCAAGATTATATGCGAATGGGGACACCAAGTTAATGAAGAAAACATGCAGGCACACAAAGTACTACGATCTATGCTTCTCTTCCCTGAAATCAGATCCAACAAGTTCAAACGCGGACCCAAGGGGACTAGCAATGATCATGGTTGGGGTTGCCATGGCCAATGCAACATCCACTTCTTCCTACTTGTCTTCTCAGTTGCATAACCCGGCCACCAATGACACTACCTTCAAAAGGGTCCTTAAAGAATGTTTAGACAAGTACACATATGCAGGTGAATCACTTCAAGCTTCTGTTCAAGATTTGGCTGATCAAGTCTATGATTATGCTTACATGCACGTTTCTGCGGCCAAAGATTATCCAAATGTTTGCCACAACTTGTTCAAACAGAATCCTGCTTTGGTTTACCCTCCTGAACTTGCTCGTAGAGAGAATGCTTTGAAGCATATATGTGATGTTGCCATGGggattattgatgattttaattgGTATTAG
- the LOC112733108 gene encoding chromatin assembly factor 1 subunit FAS2 has translation MKGGTVQISWHESKPILSLDFHPSSSTLATAGADFDIKLWSIKPSESQKLPTVTYLNSLSSYHSSSVNVIRFSSSGELLASGADGGDLLIWKLHSTDAGQTWKVLKTLRSHHKDILDLQWSPDANYIISGSVDNCCIIWDVNKGTNLQTLDAHAHYVQGVAWDPLGKYVASLSSDRTCRIYINKPHKSKGIEKINYVCQQVISKAEQPLFKNSKSTKYHLFHDETLPSFFRRLSWSPDGSFLLVPAGSYKIGTGSDAVYATYIFSRNDLSRPAIQLPSASKAVVAVRFCPIYFNLRGTNSDCLFKLPYRIIFAVATLNSLFIYDTESTLPIAVLAGLHYSSITDISWSPDARYLALSSQDGFCSLVEFENDELGTPFSLSDGKVSDKDIKSLLQTANDTIVPIRNVGPVVDENSKMQAEEGADCMIIESVNTGTDLLESRETSAQRKADDSDMIKSTGSAQSAMTDSETNEAEEKADKMAAEATVNVKEVVSDCRKKKAEEGDDVATQPTGSVEEADLGSRKIEAEDKAEKQVLSSEEKEEKSQSSLDGKKSGPNEETAGKQISSSKSTPIPNKPARKRITPIAIDP, from the exons atgaaGGGTGGGACGGTTCAGATCAGCTGGCACGAGAGTAAGCCCATCTTATCCCTTGATTTCCACCCTTCCTCCTCCACTCTCGCTACCGCCGGCGCCGATTTCGACATCAAG ttatggtcgattaagccATCCGAATCACAGAAGCTCCCCACAGTTACCTATCTCAACAGCTTGTCTTCTTATCATTCTTCCTCTGTCAATGTTATTCGCTTCTCTTCTTCCG GGGAGCTACTAGCCTCTGGTGCTGATG GAGGTGACCTGTTAATATGGAAGTTACATTCTACTGATGCTGGCCAGACATGGAAGGTTCTTAAGACTTTACG ATCTCATCACAAGGATATCCTTGACCTGCAGTGGTCTCCTGATGCCAATTATATCATATCTGGATCAGTTGATAATTGTTGCATTATATGGGATGTAAACAAAG GCACTAACCTTCAAACGTTGGATGCCCATGCACATTATGTTCAGGGAGTTGCATGGGACCCTCTAGGGAAGTATGTTGCCTCTCTTAGTTCTGACAGGACATGCCGAATTTACATCAATAAGCCTCATAAATCAAAGGGAATTGAGAAAATCAATTACGTTTGTCAGCAAGTTATTTCCAAGGCAGAACAGCCATTATTCAAGAATTCTAAG TCTACAAAGTATCATCTATTTCATGATGAGACGTTGCCATCTTTCTTCAGAAGATTATCCTGGTCTCCTGATGGTTCATTTCTACTTGTGCCTGCAG GTTCTTACAAAATTGGCACTGGATCTGATGCTGTATATGCGACTTACATATTTTCTAGAAACGATCTTTCTCG GCCTGCTATACAGCTTCCTTCTGCAAGCAAGGCTGTTGTTGCTGTACGGTTCTGCCCCATATACTTTAACCTTCGGGGAACAAACTCAG ATTGCTTATTTAAGCTCCCATATCGCATCATATTTGCCGTGGCCACTTTGAATTCACTGTTCATTTATGACACTGAGAGCACTCTTCCAATAGCTGTATTAGCTGGTCTTCACTATTCCTCAATAACGGACATCAGCTG GTCACCTGATGCCCGTTATTTGGCTTTATCTTCACAAGATGGTTTCTGCTCTTTGGTGGAATTTGAAAATGACGAACTTGGAACACCTTTCTCTTTATCAG ATGGAAAGGTGTCAGACAAGGATATTAAAAGTCTGCTGCAGACAGCCAATGACACCATTGTACCAATTAGGAATGTTGGTCCAGTTGTAGATGAAAATTCGAAAATGCAAGCAGAAGAAGGTGCTGATTGTATGATCATTGAATCGGTTAATACTGGTACAGATTTATTAGAAAGCAGGGAAACTTCTGCACAAAGAAAGGCTGATGACAGTGACATGATCAAGTCAACTGGGAGTGCTCAATCTGCTATGACTGACAGTGAGACAAATGAAGCTGAAGAGAAAGCTGATAAGATGGCTGCTGAGGCAACTGTGAATGTTAAAGAGGTTGTATCAGATTGTAGGAAAAAGAAAGCAGAAGAGGGTGATGATGTGGCCACTCAGCCAACTGGGAGTGTTGAAGAAGCTGATTTAGGTAGTAGAAAAATTGAAGCTGAAGACAAGGCAGAGAAACAAGTATTGAGT